GCCCTTCACCAGGAATATAGCTTGTAACCTCAATTCCATTGGTGAGTCGCACACGAGCTACCTTTCGCAGGGCGGAATTAGGCTTCTTCGGTGTTACTGCAGAAACACGGGTGCAAACACCGCGTTTTTGTGGGGCGCCATCGGTCCGTCTGATTTCATTACGGATACTATTATGAATATATCGTAGGGCGGGAGCGTCACTCTTTTTCCCCAAACCCTTACGCCCTTTGCGGACTAATTGATTGATCGTCGGCATTATACCCCTCCTTTCTCTTCATAAATTGCAGCGGTTGAAGCTCCAACTTCAATCCTGCAAAAAACTCCCAACTCATGCATGCTGTCAACTGTGACAACCTCAACATTTTCCTGTCGGCACAACTCAATAAGAGGCTTTAATAACACCTCATCGGCATCCTTAGCAACGTAAACAACCTTTGCTCTGTTCTCCTTAACCATCTGGGTAGTCTGTTTCAGTCCGACAACCGTCTTCCCATCACCCAGCCGGTGCGGCATAACTCCTCACTCCCACATTGAACAAGCGGCCCAAGGCCGCTTGTTCTCCACGTAGTTGCGCCTTCACATATGCCCCAACACATACTTTGACATTTTAGCA
This Limnochordia bacterium DNA region includes the following protein-coding sequences:
- the rpsL gene encoding 30S ribosomal protein S12 codes for the protein MPTINQLVRKGRKGLGKKSDAPALRYIHNSIRNEIRRTDGAPQKRGVCTRVSAVTPKKPNSALRKVARVRLTNGIEVTSYIPGEGHNLQEHSVVLIRGGRIKDLPGVRYHVVRGTLDAEGVDKRRQARSKYGAKKPQ
- a CDS encoding ribosomal L7Ae/L30e/S12e/Gadd45 family protein; protein product: MPHRLGDGKTVVGLKQTTQMVKENRAKVVYVAKDADEVLLKPLIELCRQENVEVVTVDSMHELGVFCRIEVGASTAAIYEEKGGV